A genomic stretch from Patagioenas fasciata isolate bPatFas1 chromosome 8, bPatFas1.hap1, whole genome shotgun sequence includes:
- the CCNJ gene encoding cyclin-J, which produces MELEAQWWTGQLAADIHQALRYKELKLPSYKGQSPQLHLRRYFADLIAIVSNRFRLCPAARHLAVYLLDLFMDRYDISIQQLHVVALSCLLLASKFEEKEDSVPKLEQLNSLGCMTNMNLVLTKQNLLHMELLLLETFQWNLCLPTAAHFIDYYLSIAVHETDLHDGWPMVCLEKTKLYMAKYADYFLEVSLQDHAFLSYAPSLVATACVASSRIILRLSPTWPTRLHHLTAYSWDFLVPCIERLLIAHDNDVKEANKQKGQHAQSAQHTAFQTPAPTPQQANAQQHIPYLQAHQSSLQYHHQTSQQQNCQQISSNHTTSHSLQTCPAALQSSVQARGHVQTGAAMSLAVPLEVKPCISVSYNRSYQVNGRYSCITPCFER; this is translated from the exons GAGCTGAAGCTGCCCTCCTACAAAGGACAATCTCCCCAGTTACATCTGAGAAGATACTTTGCAGATCTGATTGCCATTGTGAGCAATCGGTTCAGACTCTGTCCTGCTGCACGACATCTAGCTGTGTATCTCCTGGACCTCTTTATGGATCGTTATGACATATCTATACAGCAGTTGCATGTAGTTGCTCTTTCCTGTTTACTTTTAGCAA GTAAATTTGAAGAAAAGGAAGACAGTGTTCCCAAACTTGAACAGTTGAACAGCTTGGGTTGTATGACTAACATGAATTTGGTACTAACAAAACAGAATTTGCTTCATATGGAGCTGTTGTTGCTAGAAACATTTCAGTGGAATTTGTGCCTCCCAACTGCTGCTCATTTCATCGACTATTATCTTTCTATTGCTGTCCATGAGACTGATCTTCATGATGGCTGGCCAATGGTTTGCTTAGAGAAGACCAAGTTATATATGGCAAAATACGCTGATTACTTTCTGGAGGTGTCACTGCAAG ATCATGCATTTTTAAGTTATGCCCCTTCTTTAGTTGCTACTGCATGTGTAGCTTCTTCACGGATTATCTTGCGTCTCTCGCCCACGTGGCCTACCCGACTGCATCATCTCACTGCATACTCCTGGGATTTCCTAGTGCCATGTATTGAACGATTATTAAT TGCACATGATAATGATGTGAaggaagcaaacaagcaaaaaggaCAACATGCTCAGTCTGCCCAACATACTGCATTTCAGACACCGGCTCCAACTCCCCAGCAGGCTAATGCTCAACAGCACATACCATATCTCCAAGCTCATCAGTCTTCATTACAGTATCACCATCAGACATCACAGCAGCAAAACTGTCAGCAGATATCATCTAATCATACAACATCTCACTCACTTCAGACTTGCCCCGCTGCCTTACAGTCTAGCGTTCAGGCTCGAGGCCACGTACAGACTGGTGCTGCAATGTCACTAGCTGTTCCGCTAGAAGTGAAGCCATGTATAAGTGTCTCTTACAACCGGAGTTATCAAGTGAATGGACGGTATTCCTGTATTACTCCCTGCTTTGAGAGGTGA